From a region of the Epinephelus fuscoguttatus linkage group LG21, E.fuscoguttatus.final_Chr_v1 genome:
- the ackr4b gene encoding atypical chemokine receptor 4b, giving the protein MEDFYYHDDEDSNFTDGYDYNYEHSICDKEEVRSFAGVFLPVIYALVLVVGLAGNALVVVVYTSKLRLRTLTDVCILNLAISDLLLLFTLPFWAADAVHGWMLGSGACKLTSFLYSTNFSCGMLLLACISVDRYRAVAHNTMGRTGTSPQVRRQWLLVCVVLWAVASFLGLPELIFSTVKHSHHRIACTAIYPHSMARPAKAALELLEVILRFVLPFLVMMVCYCWVGRALSQAAGVRRERKWRALRVLLAVVAVFVLTQLPYNVVKLCRAMDIIYILVTDCEVSKGLDRALQVTESLALAHACINPLLYAFIGSSFRGHVLKVVKRLGQRLGRHPAPVNQEPAVEIALNARTQTQSQSGSEDQDTSTFTI; this is encoded by the coding sequence atggaagattTCTATTATCATGACGATGAAGACTCCAACTTTACTGACGGTTACGATTACAATTACGAACACAGCATTTGTGACAAGGAGGAAGTGCGCTCTTTTGCCGGTGTCTTCCTCCCGGTCATCTATGCCCTGGTTCTGGTGGTGGGCCTGGCTGGGAATGCCCTGGTAGTGGTGGTCTACACATCAAAGCTGCGACTACGAACCCTGACAGATGTGTGCATCCTTAACCTCGCCATTTCGGACCTGCTGCTTCTCTTCACCCTGCCCTTCTGGGCGGCCGATGCCGTCCATGGCTGGATGCTGGGTTCGGGAGCCTGTAAGCTCACCTCCTTCCTCTACAGTACCAACTTCAGCTGTGGCATGTTGTTGCTGGCGTGTATCAGCGTGGATCGCTACCGCGCTGTAGCCCACAATACAATGGGCAGGACCGGGACAAGTCCCCAGGTGAGGAGACAGTGGCTCctggtgtgtgtggtgttgtgGGCTGTAGCCAGCTTTCTTGGCCTTCCTGAACTCATCTTCTCCACAGTAAAGCACTCCCATCACAGGATAGCCTGTACAGCTATCTACCCACACAGCATGGCCCGACCAGCAAAGGCTGCCctggagctgctggaggtgATCCTTAGATTCGTGCTACCTTTCTTGGTCATGATGGTGTGCTACTGTTGGGTTGGGCGGGCGCTGAGCCAAGCAGCCGGTGTGCGGAGGGAACGGAAGTGGCGTGCCCTGCGTGTCCTGCTGGCTGTGGTGGCTGTATTCGTGCTCACCCAGCTGCCCTACAACGTGGTCAAGCTGTGCCGAGCGATGGACATCATCTACATCCTCGTGACTGACTGTGAGGTCAGCAAGGGCCTGGATCGAGCTCTCCAAGTGACAGAGAGCTTGGCGCTGGCCCACGCCTGCATTAACCCCCTACTCTACGCCTTCATTGGATCATCCTTCAGGGGACATGTCCTCAAGGTTGTCAAGCGCCTTGGACAGCGACTTGGGAGACACCCAGCACCTGTCAACCAGGAGCCGGCAGTGGAGATTGCACTCAATGCACGCACTCAAACGCAATCCCAGTCGGGTTCAGAAGACCAAGACACCAGCACCTTTACTATTTAA
- the LOC125881498 gene encoding U2 snRNP-associated SURP motif-containing protein isoform X3 — protein MLPCFLRLKTRRSLRRNLLSLIHRMIEFVVREGPMFEAMIMNREINNPMYRFLFENQSPAHVYYRWKLYSILQGEAPVKWKTEDFRMFKNGSLWRPPPLNPYLHGPYDDGEEEEEEEEGSKKGCLKEEERDKLEEMLRGLTPRRGDIAEAMLFCLSHAEAAEEIVECITESLSILKTPLPKKIARLYLVSDVLYNSSAKVSNASYYRKYFETKLCQIFADLNATYKTIQGHLQSENFKQRVMSCFRAWEDWAVYPDPFLIKLQNIFLGLVNLAAEKEAPVVLVEAEPAEDIDGAPIGEYVDGSLLEDVDGVPIDAGPIDGAPIDGAPMDDLDGVPIKPMEEDLDGIPLDPSKEATFKVAPSKWEAVDESELEAQAVTTSKWEIFEQPEETKKDEEDSDDDDRSPRSEDNQSYFNPIRDDSDFKAKMSEMNEEKRTKLREIEVKVMKFQDELESGKRPKKSGQSIQEQVEHYRDKLLQKEKEKEKLEREKEREKKEKEKAEARLKDLKKEKEKEDTPTRKERKRRHSGSPSPTRSSSRRGRSSSPRSERSERSERSDRSYSKDTSSRSTHKDSPRSSNKKSSKRSPSPRTPKRSRRSRSRTPKKSAKKSRSKSRSPHRSHKKSKKSKH, from the exons TTGCTCTCTCTCATCCACCGAATGATCGAGTTTGTGGTGCGTGAAGGCCCAATGTTTGAAGCCATGATCATGAACAGAGAAATCAACAATCCCATGTACAG GTTTTTATTTGAGAACCAAAGCCCAGCACATGTATACTACCGGTGGAAGCTCTACTCCATACTACAG GGTGAAGCACCAGTCAAATGGAAAACAGAAGACTTTAGGATGTTTAAAAATGGCTCGTTGTGGCGTCCACCACCTCTTAACCCGTACCTTCATGGTCCTTATGatgatggagaggaagaggaggaagaggaggagggcagCAAGAAGGGTTGCTTGAAGGAAGA AGAGCGGGACAAACTGGAGGAGATGCTGCGTGGTTTGACCCCCAGGAGGGGAGACATAGCAGAAGCCATGTTGTTTTGCCTCAGCCATGCCGAAGCAGCTGAAGAGATTGTGGAGTGTATCACagagtctctctccatcctCAAAACCCCTCTTCCCAAGAAG ATTGCACGGCTATATCTAGTTTCTGATGTGCTCTACAACTCCTCTGCCAAAGTATCCAACGCGTCTTACTACAGAAAATA TTTTGAGACAAAGCTCTGTCAGATCTTCGCAGACCTCAACGCGACATACAAAACAATACAGGGCCATCTTCAGAGTGAGAACTTTAAG CAACGAGTTATGTCATGTTTCCGGGCATGGGAGGACTGGGCTGTGTACCCAGACCCTTTCCTCATCAAGCTGCAGAACATCTTCCTGGGTCTAGTTAATCTCGCTGCAGAGAAGGAAGCCCCTGTTGTCCTTGTGGAG GCTGAGCCAGCAGAGGACATTGATGGGGCTCCAATAGGGGAGTATGTAGATGGCTCTCTGCTGGAGGACGTGGATGGGGTGCCGATTGACGCCGGGCCCATTGATGGGGCGCCTATTGACGGAGCCCCCATGGATGACCTAGATGGTGTTCCCATAAAGCCAATGGAAGAAGACTTAGATGGAATACCTT TGGATCCGTCCAAAGAGGCAACCTTCAAGGTAGCACCTTCGAAATGGGAAGCAGTGGACGAGTCGGAATTAGAAGCTCAAG CTGTGACAACTTCAAAATGGGAGATATTTGAGCAGCCAGAAGAAACGAAAAA GGATGAGGAGGACAGTGACGATGATGACAGGAGTCCTCGCTCAGAAGATAATCAGAGCTACTTCAATCCCATCAGAGATGACTCAGATTTTAAGGCCAAGATGTCTGAAATGAATGAGGAGAAACGTACAAAGCTCAGAGAAATAGAG GTTAAGGTTATGAAGTTCCAGGATGAACTGGAGTCTGGGAAACGGCCCAAGAAGTCTGGGCAGAGTATTCAGGAGCAGGTGGAGCACTACAGGGACAAACTACTACAAAAG gaaaaagaaaaggagaaactTGAacgggagaaagagagggagaagaaagagaaggagaaagctGAGGCCCGGTTGAAAGACTTGaagaaggaaaaagagaaagaggacacGCCAACCAGGAAAGAGAG GAAGCGGCGTCACAGTGGGTCACCCAGTCCAACGCGGAGTAGCAGCAGACGAGGCCGGTCATCCTCCCCTCGGTCAGAGCGATCAGAGAGATCAGAGCGCTCCGATCGCTCATATTCTAAAGACACATCTTCCCGCTCCACCCATAAAGACTCACCGCGATCCAGCAACAAAAAGTCCTCAAAGAG ATCTCCCTCACCTCGCACACCCAAACGATCCAGGAGGTCGCGCTCCAGGACGCCCAAGAAGTCAGCTAAAAAATCCCGGTCTAAATCAAGGTCACCTCACCGGTCTCACAAAAAATCAAAGAAGAGCAAACACTGA